The following proteins are encoded in a genomic region of Cryptomeria japonica chromosome 11, Sugi_1.0, whole genome shotgun sequence:
- the LOC131057733 gene encoding acid phosphatase 1, with protein sequence MGKGSFLPFILILLLVGLGEKAYAGRHSVNACASWRTSVESGNARGWDVVPAPCVSNVGKYMERGQYQLDFKIAVKESLAYLNDLELVGDGKDAWVFDIDDTTLSCLPYYRTQQYGGAVFNNTSFNEWVDEGTAPALPSSLQLFKALLKKGVKVFFITGRDDEYRELTTKNLMTQGYIGFAGLIMRGDSEKGTKAVVYKSEKRGELVKKGYRIWGNCGDQWSDITGNHVGSRTFKIPNPMYYIG encoded by the exons ATGGGCAAAGGAAGCTTTCTCCCTTTCATTCTCATCCTCCTCCTTGTTGGGTTGGGAGAAAAGGCCTATGCGGGTAGGCACTCGGTTAATGCGTGTGCTAGTTGGAGAACCAGCGTGGAGAGTGGCAATGCCAGGGGTTGGGATGTGGTGCCTGCACCCTGCGTCTCCAACGTGGGTAAATACATGGAAAGGGGGCAATACCAACTCGATTTCAAAATAGCCGTTAAAGAAAGCCTGGCTTATCTTAATGATTTGGAGTTGGTAGGCGATGGCAAGGATGCTTGGGTTTTTGACATCGACGACACAACATTATCATGTCTGCCCTACTACAGAACCCAGCAATATGG GGGAGCGGTTTTCAATAATACGTCGTTCAACGAATGGGTAGATGAAGGAACGGCCCCTGCGTTGCCGTCATCGTTGCAGTTGTTCAAGGCTTTGTTAAAGAAAGGCGTCAAAGTGTTCTTCATCACCGGAAGAGACGATGAATATCGTGAGCTCACAACGAAGAACCTTATGACACAAGGTTACATAGGATTTGCGGGCTTAATCATGAG GGGCGACAGCGAGAAGGGAACGAAAGCAGTGGTGTACAAATCGGAGAAAAGGGGGGAGCTTGTGAAGAAAGGGTATCGGATCTGGGGAAATTGTGGAGACCAGTGGAGTGACATAACTGGAAATCATGTGGGCTCTCGCACTTTTAAGATTCCAAATCCCATGTATTATATCGGCTAG